The Juglans microcarpa x Juglans regia isolate MS1-56 chromosome 2D, Jm3101_v1.0, whole genome shotgun sequence DNA window TCAAAACAAATCTGCAATATCAGAAATATTAGCTGAGTTTCTGACACTATGAGATTTATCGTCTCAGCCTTCTTCTTCCTTGCATTGCTTTCTTATGCGGGTAAGCTTATGCATGGTTCCCTCAATCCAGAATGGATTTACAGGCTTCTTTTTATTAAGGTTTTGCTTTCGGTTTTACAAGAACTGGCTTCTCTTTTTTGAGTCCTAATGTTTCTGTTTTGTAATTGTAGTTGCATATGATCCCTTGGATCCAAATGGAAATATTACGCTTAAGTGGGATGTCATGTCTTGGACCCCAGATGGCTATGTGGTGAGTAAAATTTTAACAAATCCTCTTCTCATCAATGTGGAAAGCCTCATTGCCAATTAACTACACTAATTACCAGTTATCATGGCTAACTTGAATTGGTAAACCAAGAGAAAACCAAGTTATATATAACTCGAAAGAAACATTTTCAATAGCCAAGAATATGATCGAAACCGTCCATATATTTTCCATGAGGTTTTTTCCCTATGCCAAAATTGGCAatcttgtaatatttaaatatatatatatatatatatatatatatatgtggtacTGAAAAGATTTAGAATGGAATGGATCACTATGTTTTTTCTCCAAATAATATGGCAGGCGGTTGTAACAATGAACAATTTCCAAATGTACCGCCACATCATGAGCCCAGGCTGGAGCTTAGGATGGTCATGGGCTAAGAAGGAAGTGATATGGTCCATGGTGGGGGCTCAAGCCACTGAACAAGGAGACTGCTCCAAGTTCAAAGGCAACGTACCACATTGTTGCAAGAAAAATCCCACAATTGTGGATCTTCTCCCTGGAGTTCCTTACAACCAGCAATTCTCGAATTGTTGCAAAGGTGGTGTGGTGGCAGCATGGGGCCAAGATCCAACAGCTGCTGTCTCAGCCTTCCAGGTCAGCGTGGGGCTAGCTGGTACTTCAAACAAGACTGTGAAACTTCCCAAGAACTTCACCCTGTTAGGTCCAGGGCCAGGGTACACCTGCGGCCCGGCAAAGGTTGTGCCTTCCACCATTTTTCTCACACCAGACCGCCGCCGCAAGACTCAGGCACTCAGTAAGTGTATTGTCCCTTCAGTTATCTAAATTTTACGAGACTCCAAGGTTAATCATATCATCATTGTTTCATTTGATTgctaattagaaataaattagagacTCGTAGCAGAACAGTTTATATCAGGCAACAGGAACTCGAACTCTTTTGTATTACTAAATTCCAAGCTTTCATATGTTTCTGGAATCTGTActcttattcaaaataaaatggagtTCGAGAAGACtgcattaatattttattcgcAGCCTTCCCACATTAAATCAAGTTTTTAAACTACTCCAGAAGAACTCGTGTAACTTACCATGCATATATCTGTTTTGTTGAGTCCTAAATCTGTCGCTATGATTTTATAGGAAAGACTGACATATTTACTCTTTTTATGCAGTGACATGGAACGTGACCTGCACTTATTCGCAGTTTCTTGCCAGGAAAAACCCGAGCTGTTGtgtttctttctcatccttcTACAATGAAACAATCACTCCTTGCCCCACTTGTGCTTGTGGTTGCCAGAACAAGCACAACTGTGTCAAGTTAGTCTTTTGTTTTCAACATATCTTGAATTCTACACATACAAGAAGTTGTAGCGAATGCAAAGATGACAAAAATTTTCtatgaatgatttatttttttacaggaGCAACTCCAAAATTCTTCAAGTGAAGGGAATAAACACGCCGAGGAAAGACAACTCTCCGCTGCTGCAGTGCACACACCACATGTGCCCCATCCGCGTGCACTGGCATGTGAAGCTCAACTATAAAGACTATTGGCGTGTGAAGATTGCCATTACAAACTTCAACTACAGGATGAATCACACACTCTGGAGTCTCGTTGTACAGCATCCAAATCTTAATAACGTGACACAAGTTTTCAGCTTTGACTACAAGCCTCTTCTTCCCTATGAGTCCATAAGTAAGATTTCCATCTGTCACGCTAGTTATATACAGGGTTCAATGTTTGTATAGGGATACTATTCTAGAGAAACTATTTTTATCAAAGATTTTGTCATACCCCACCCGCTGCTGATTTCAGATTTAAAGCAGCTGTCTATTTAAGTGGAAGGCATATGAAACAATTTATATTAGATCATGTCAACCAGTATATAAGGTTGGatatgacaaaatttagaacGAAGATCAGCACTGCTCAATATTCTAATTAACATGGCTTTTTCCTGTGTATGCAGATGACACGGGTATGTTTTACGGCATGAAATTCTATAATGATTTGCTCATGGAAGCTGGTCCATTAGGGAATATTCAGTCGGAGTTGCTTCTTCGAAAAGACAAGAACACTTTCACCTTGAAGCAGGGATGGGCATTTCCTCGCAAAGTCTACTTCAATGGCGATGAGTGCATGCTGCCCCCACCTGATACATATCCATTTTTACCAAGTTCTTCCCCTAATAACCTATTTGCTTTGTCAACATTGATTTGTTCATTGCTTTTCCTGTTGATATCTCTCTGGTGATGGATCATCTAGACTCTGGAAATGTTCAGTATCTAAAATTTTGAAGCTAAGGATACTTTGACACAGACAAAAGTGAGCAAACGTTTAAAAGATTCAACATTTTAAAAGGACAAAACTGGAGCTTGTGCAAAGAAAAACTTAATAGACTCCGGGATGGTATTTGtaatttgatttctatattgCATTGTGATATATACAAGTCTTCGCCTAcgttttgttcttgtttttgttttctttcattcttttttggAAACTAAGCAGGGATATTTAAAAGGTAAGCATTCTACTGGGCAAAAAAGCTCAATATTGTTTCCAGTAGTACCTTATAAATAAGATATTTGATTTACATGCAAAATGGCTATTTGATCCATCACAGAATGTGATTTAATTGAATCAACAAGCTCAGAGGTTCAAAAAAGAGGAATAAGGACAAAAAGCAATATTGATATAATCCGAAAGCAGTTCCATATCCTCGTTAATAGTTCTTATTGGGACTACAATTACAGTATGCTTGTGGATATTGCACGTAAAACATCAATCACTTGTATGTGAAGATACATACTGCAGCTAGAAGTAACAAAAAGGTAGTGAACTTACCCATCCATACTCAATACAAAGGAATAATAGCCCTTGAGATCATAGCGCACACAAACTCAATTTAACTGCTGCTTGAAGTCATTGCCCAAATGCATGAGAACTGGAGCCAATATGATCCTTCTGAAAACTTTAGTATATTACATATAGGTGACCTGGAGATTATAAGCTTTACAAATATGCATTTGTGAATGTCAAGGCTGACAAGAAAGTCATGATTAGTGTAAGCAAGGAGATGTACTTCCGGGAACTAGCATTTGGCAACCATGGATAGGCATCAGGAGGTGGCATGACACAGTTATCGCCATTGAAATAGACCCTTCGAGGGAAAGCCCAACCCTTCTCAAAGGTGAAAGATGCATCTTTCCGAAGAAGTATCTCTGACTGAACATTACCCAGAGGGCCAGCTTGCATAAGCAAATCATTGTAGAACTTAATTCCCCATAGCATGGCAGTGTCATCTGTTGGAAAGCAAAAtatgttaaaagttaaaaccctTTCTGAACTTCCAGTATTCATTGAAGGAAAACATGCAAATctattatgaaaaatcatgaaaaactGCCATTGACTTCATACCTAACAGTAGCAAATACCAgtttagaaaaatagataatgtgccccaagaaaaatagaattacTATCCAATCCCTTCCCTTCccataaagaaaatgatgataaaaaaaaaagaaaaagaatgaagagCAAGCTGGAGCATTTCCATGTTTGGATCTCACTTACTTATTGCTCCATAAGGATTTAATGACTTGTAATTAAAGCTGAAAATCTGGGCCATATTGTTAAAGTTGGGGTGTTGAAAAACTAGGTTCCAATCCGTATAGTTCATCCCATGATTGAAATTTGTAACTGTGATCTTCACCCTCCAGTATTCCTTGTAGTTAAGCTTAATATGCCAGTGGACTCGGACTGGGCACATATGACTGGTACATTGAACCAGAGGCAGATAGCTGTTATTGCCAGAACCTGAAACAACTGAAGCTAGATGTGGTGAATTTGCCCTGTAAGATGCACAGAAAAATAATATGTGAGGAACATGTCATCCACAAAGGTGGGAGAAGAGTTCAACTGTTCAGGCCAAAAGAACTTACTCAACACAGCTCCCTCGCTTAGCCATGTCGCTTTGGCAGCCACATGAACATGCAGGGCACGGTACTATTGTGTCGTTATAGAAGGATGAGAGTGAGACACAGCAAGTCGGAgtttttttagctaaaaattGTGAATATGTGCATGTAACATTCCATGTCACTGCCAAGAAAGAGAGATGAGTTTGAATCCAAATATAGCTGTAAGGATAATTTAAGGTATTTATTCAATCATGATATATTTCTAGTTATTGGTAGCATTTTCACTTAAGATAACACCAAGCTCACCCCATCCATTACTACCACCAGTTAGAATTTCTTTTAGAGGTgaattcatcttaattcaatttctctttctcaaatgtagatatacacacaattaatataaatatagataaataagtTTCCAGGGAGATAACACAATAGCTATTAGAAAACAACCTTCCACACAAATAAAAAGATTACTGTATCCCATGGCCACTAGGATATACATGCGCAGAAAGAAAGTAGATGAAATCTGGCAAAAGAGATTTATATTTCTGTCATCTGTTGTAAAAACGAGTACTGGCTTGGTCCTTAAAACTGAGAAGGAACATTCATAGATTTGATCTTTATTATGTAACTTACTCAAAGCTTGGGTGACTCTCCTTTTATCTGCTGTAAAGAATTTACTTGGTTTAACAATTTTTACACGTCCACATGTATAACCAGGCCCTGGGGCTTGCAGAGTGAAGTTTTTAGGCACTCTGACTGTTTTGTTGGAGGTTCCAGCACGACCGACACTGAGCTGAAATGACCCTGCCGCATGAGCTGGATCTTGCACCCATGAATTGAGTACACCCCCTTTGCAACAATTTGCAATCTGCTGGTTGTAAGGTGTTCCCGGCAATAGATCCACAATTGTTGGATTCCTTTTACAGCAATGTGGGAAGCTGTTTTTAAATCCAGAACAATCCCCTTGCTCTGTGGCTTGGCCTCCATTCATGCTCCATATTATCTCCTTCTTTGCCCACGTCCATCCCAGTGACCACCCTGGTGCTTGAATGTGACGGTATTGCTGGAAGTTGTACATTGTGACAACTGCCTGTCCATTTGATGGAAATATTGATCAGATAACACAAAGGGAATTTGATCCTTTTTAATTTTGCTACTGCTTTGGCAATCAAAAGAGATGATTTTAAGATGCTGAACACAGAAATACTTCTTGTGACTGTCTATAACAAAGGCCGCTtccttaatcaataatttttaagGGCATTCCTAAAATTCAACTAGTCGACTCAGAATTTTACCCTGTTTTAGGCAGATGGAAAAAGTCTGATTCTGAAAATGTATAGTCCGTTTAGGTCAACTTGATTGAAAAACAACAGAACTCAAAAATTTGGATGCTGCATTTTGGATAAACATGGTAGACAGCCATTGAATTGAAAATGGGAGTTTAGAATTACTTCTGCCATAGCAAAGCTTCATGACTCTAATCAAGATGCAAATTAGAAACCTAAACAGAAAAATAACTCTGGCTTTTTTATGTCAGAAAAATAATTCTGTTGCTCAAAAGGTTTAGATTAAAAGCTTGAGCCACGTGCACGAAAAGTTGAGATTATATATTGTTAGGTCTTGGTTTCCATTATAGAAAGTATACATATCAACAAACTAATACTCACAACATAGCCATCAGGAGTCCAACTCATTATATCCCATTTGATTGTGATATTTCCATGTGGGTCAAGTGCATCATAGGCGtctgaagaagaaaaaaccaGCCAAAACATGATAAATAAGAAAGAGAATTGTCAACTCTTAAAAATGAGAATCAGATGTAGAAAAGTATAAGATAAACTAAGAAACAGAGGCAATTCTTAATCTTGTTCAAGCAGTAAAAACGCCTAAGAATTTAAACAGCAACTATTTTGGAATGAAACTTAAAAGATATACTAGACTTCTATCTACTATTttcattcacaaaaaaaaaaaaaaaaaaaaaaaaaaaaaaaaaagaacagctAAACCAACTTACTCCACCAAATTATCATTGTTGTAGCACCATTTTCTATACTTAGAAGAACAGCAACTATTTTGGAATGAAACTTAAAAGATATACTAGACTTCTATCTACTATTttcattcac harbors:
- the LOC121248230 gene encoding COBRA-like protein 4 is translated as MRFIVSAFFFLALLSYAVAYDPLDPNGNITLKWDVMSWTPDGYVAVVTMNNFQMYRHIMSPGWSLGWSWAKKEVIWSMVGAQATEQGDCSKFKGNVPHCCKKNPTIVDLLPGVPYNQQFSNCCKGGVVAAWGQDPTAAVSAFQVSVGLAGTSNKTVKLPKNFTLLGPGPGYTCGPAKVVPSTIFLTPDRRRKTQALMTWNVTCTYSQFLARKNPSCCVSFSSFYNETITPCPTCACGCQNKHNCVKSNSKILQVKGINTPRKDNSPLLQCTHHMCPIRVHWHVKLNYKDYWRVKIAITNFNYRMNHTLWSLVVQHPNLNNVTQVFSFDYKPLLPYESINDTGMFYGMKFYNDLLMEAGPLGNIQSELLLRKDKNTFTLKQGWAFPRKVYFNGDECMLPPPDTYPFLPSSSPNNLFALSTLICSLLFLLISLW
- the LOC121248229 gene encoding COBRA-like protein 1; protein product: MGFWLSPMIAFLANFTIALLFLLSCTYFTSTDAYDALDPHGNITIKWDIMSWTPDGYVAVVTMYNFQQYRHIQAPGWSLGWTWAKKEIIWSMNGGQATEQGDCSGFKNSFPHCCKRNPTIVDLLPGTPYNQQIANCCKGGVLNSWVQDPAHAAGSFQLSVGRAGTSNKTVRVPKNFTLQAPGPGYTCGRVKIVKPSKFFTADKRRVTQALMTWNVTCTYSQFLAKKTPTCCVSLSSFYNDTIVPCPACSCGCQSDMAKRGSCVEANSPHLASVVSGSGNNSYLPLVQCTSHMCPVRVHWHIKLNYKEYWRVKITVTNFNHGMNYTDWNLVFQHPNFNNMAQIFSFNYKSLNPYGAINDTAMLWGIKFYNDLLMQAGPLGNVQSEILLRKDASFTFEKGWAFPRRVYFNGDNCVMPPPDAYPWLPNASSRKYISLLTLIMTFLSALTFTNAYL